The sequence GGAGCCACCTAAATTTAGGTAACTCTCTTGGAGAATACttatcatttgcttatttttctcaataggattatgaaaaatattagatGCAGTTGTCAAAAACCTGCTAATGACCACATTTTTGAGTCCCAACTCTTGAAAGAACTGAATGTTCAGCTTCTGAGTTTCCTGGTCTGTAACAGTAAAGAAAGATTCTGGAAACTGTTCTATTAACTTGACTAACTCTTGCTCGTTTTTGCAGACCAACTGCCAGAGTTCTCTCTGGGTGTTAACAGCCGTTGGACTGCAGACAATAGCTTCTGGGCAGCGTTCCAAAATACTGGCTACAGCGGTTTCATTAGCACCTAGTTGTTGTAAAACATTTGCGATTTCTTCAACATAGGTTTCATCCTCAAAAAGTACCCATCCTTTTAGTCTGCGAATTTTCCTGATGTCGACTGAAAATTTATAGAGCTTTTccactgttcttttattttctttgtttgacTGATGATCATTTGTATAGGTGAAGCACGCTAGAAAGGGTCTGTATTTTGGAGCCGATAGCATCTTTCTGAAAGAACACAGCCTGCAGGGCTGGGATCTTATCAGCAACTTCCACAACATGCCTGCAACCATTGGCTAATTGCCACCGTCCTGGGACTCAGAAGGTACTTA is a genomic window of Acinonyx jubatus isolate Ajub_Pintada_27869175 chromosome B4, VMU_Ajub_asm_v1.0, whole genome shotgun sequence containing:
- the MTERF2 gene encoding transcription termination factor 2, mitochondrial, which gives rise to MVAGMLWKLLIRSQPCRLCSFRKMLSAPKYRPFLACFTYTNDHQSNKENKRTVEKLYKFSVDIRKIRRLKGWVLFEDETYVEEIANVLQQLGANETAVASILERCPEAIVCSPTAVNTQRELWQLVCKNEQELVKLIEQFPESFFTVTDQETQKLNIQFFQELGLKNVVISRFLTTASNIFHNPIEKNKQMISILQESYLNLGGSEANVKVWLLKLLSQNPFILLNSSAAIKETLEFLQEQGFTNFDILQLLSKLKGFLFHLCPRSIQNSISFSKNVFKCTDHDLKQLVLKCPAILYYSVPVLEERIQGLLKEGISIAQIKETPMVLELTPQIVQYRIKKLNSLGYRIKDGHLVNLSGTKKEFEANFGKIQAKKGRPLFNPVAPLNIEE